The Candidatus Zixiibacteriota bacterium genomic sequence TATGATCTTGACAATTTCATTCACTCCATGATATTTGTTATTAATGACTTTCAATGATATTGAGCCACAGAAGATCATAGACCAATTGTGTTTTGAATATCGGCGCCTCGATGAACATCTCGAACATCCTAAACACGGTCTCCCCAATAGTATCTATCTTTATTGCTACGCGGAAGACGAAAAGCAAATTTTCCCGCTGACAAAATTTTTTAGAAATATTGGCGGATTGGAACGTATAGAGGCCTTTATAGATAGGCTTGATTCACTCTGGATTGCTGTCGAATATTTTCAAGATAATATAGCAGTAATGCGTAAGGATGGGGGGGCGTTTCAGAAAGAGATGCTCGAAAAGTATTTTATTTGTTCAATGGTGGATTCATTGAGATCCTCTTTAGATATTTTATCTGGTGCCATAGCATATTTTTTTGATCTTGCCGGCAAGAATAGCATGGGATTCAATTATAAGAAATTGATTGATCCTCTAGCCAAAAAGAATGGTCGATTATCCGACACGTGCAATAGTCTTTATGGATCAGATGATTATGCGGCAATCAAGAAACTTCGTGATGCCGAAAAGCATGCTGGTTTAGAAAAGAATGTTATATCAATTGACGAGTTATCAAAGTCAATCCATATGCAGCGCCCCACTTTAGTCAGCAGAGCATTATTTGAGTCTCCTATATGTAAGACTTTGACCAATTTGCTGAATATTCCGCATGTTCTCGCAGAGGAACTCTTGAATCATTCGCTTGGTTACACTTCTCCAAACGACAAAATAGCGATATTGTGTGAAGATGGCCGCTTTTTCATACCAAAATAGGTGAGCTACTCGCCCCTCAATTTTATCTTTACAACCCCGGGGAAATGGGTTAAATTAACGGGCTAAAGTTTTGAAATAGAAAAGAATTGACCCATGAAATTCGACCAGCCTAAAGATGATTTCAGCCTTCCCAAGATGGAGGAAAAAATACTCGCCCTCTGGGAGAAAGAAAACATTTTCCATAAGTCGCTCCTGGCGGCTAAGAATCGGCCGGAGTTTGTGTTCTATGAAGGCCCCCCGACGGCCAATGGCCTGCCCGGGGCACATCATGTGCTTGCCCGGACTATCAAAGATTTGGTCTGCCGATATAAGTCGATGAAGGGGTTCAGGGTAGAGCGCAAGGCAGGATGGGATACGCATGGCCTTCCGGTCGAAATCGAGGTCGAAAAGGCGCTCCAGCTCGATACCAAGTCGAAAGTGATAGAATATGGTATCGCCAATTTCAATCAGAAATGCAAGGAATCGGTATTCCGGTATATCGATGATTGGAACGAGATCACCCGGAGAATCGGATACTGGATTGACCTTTCTGATGCTTATATCACTCTCACCAACGAATATATCGAGACGGTCTGGTGGATTCTGAAAAATTACCACGACCGCGACCTGATCTATAAAGGATACAAAACGGTTCCATTCTGCCCCCGCTGCGAGACCGCCCTTTCCAGTCACGAGGTGGCGCAGGGGTATGAGGAAGTGCCGGACCCATCGGTGTTTGTCAAAGTGAAGGCGGCCGACGCTGATTTCTACTATCTGGTCTGGACAACCACGCCCTGGACACTGCCCTCGAACGCCGCGCTCTGCATGCACCCCGAGGCCAACTATGCGCTGGTGGAATTTAACGGCGATAAACTGGTTTTGGCGGAGGCACTTCTTTCGAAAATACTCGGTTCGGGATATGTGATTCTGGAAACAAAAAAAGGGGCCGAGTTTGCCGGAAAGAAATATCTCCCGCTTTTTGATACCTTCAAGAACCAGGCCGATAAGGCGTTCTTTGTTATCAACGGCGATTTTGTCACGCTCGAGGATGGCACCGGGATTGTTCATATTGCCCCCGGGTATGGCGCCGATGACTATGAGATCGGGCTGAAATATAATCTTCCGATTTTTCAGGCAGTGGAAGCCAACGGCCATTT encodes the following:
- a CDS encoding Cthe_2314 family HEPN domain-containing protein, with the protein product MTFNDIEPQKIIDQLCFEYRRLDEHLEHPKHGLPNSIYLYCYAEDEKQIFPLTKFFRNIGGLERIEAFIDRLDSLWIAVEYFQDNIAVMRKDGGAFQKEMLEKYFICSMVDSLRSSLDILSGAIAYFFDLAGKNSMGFNYKKLIDPLAKKNGRLSDTCNSLYGSDDYAAIKKLRDAEKHAGLEKNVISIDELSKSIHMQRPTLVSRALFESPICKTLTNLLNIPHVLAEELLNHSLGYTSPNDKIAILCEDGRFFIPK